A single Streptomyces mirabilis DNA region contains:
- a CDS encoding winged helix DNA-binding domain-containing protein encodes MTLKITWNEASARRMERQFLAVPARGGTPVADTVGAMLGAHAQVLSAAEVSVGVRAEGVTRADVRAALWEDGSLVKTYGPRGTVHLLPTAELPLWTAALTAIPSGRSPSAPAVRLTEEQADEVVAAIGDALDGTRLTIDELSDEVVARTGSWAGDLVMPAFQGMWPRWRQVMHRAGQRGALCFAPNRGRKATYTRPPHFEPLAADEGLALLVGRYLRAYGPATPGRFAKWAAAPRGWATELFASLAGTGVIEEVDFEGPAWVAAGDTEFPGAPMSGVRLLPYFDAYAIAAGPREVLFPGPAYARALAGGQAGNFPVLLVDGVVAGVWHQRRRGRRTTITVEPLEGLTAARERELAQQVERVGEILEAGAELVVGRVTAGPHA; translated from the coding sequence ATGACCCTGAAGATCACATGGAACGAGGCGAGCGCGCGGCGAATGGAACGCCAGTTCCTGGCCGTTCCGGCGCGCGGCGGGACTCCGGTCGCCGACACCGTCGGCGCGATGCTCGGCGCGCACGCACAAGTCCTGTCGGCGGCCGAGGTGTCGGTGGGCGTACGCGCCGAGGGAGTCACTCGGGCGGACGTACGCGCCGCGCTCTGGGAGGACGGGTCGCTGGTGAAGACGTACGGTCCGCGCGGCACCGTACATCTGCTCCCCACCGCGGAACTCCCCCTCTGGACGGCCGCGCTGACGGCGATCCCGTCCGGCCGGAGCCCCTCCGCGCCCGCCGTCCGGCTCACCGAGGAGCAGGCGGACGAGGTCGTGGCGGCGATCGGGGACGCCCTGGACGGCACTCGGCTGACCATCGACGAGTTGAGCGACGAGGTGGTGGCGCGCACCGGGTCCTGGGCCGGGGACCTGGTGATGCCCGCGTTCCAGGGCATGTGGCCGCGCTGGCGGCAGGTCATGCACCGGGCGGGTCAGCGCGGCGCGCTGTGCTTCGCCCCGAACCGGGGCCGCAAGGCGACGTACACCCGGCCCCCGCACTTCGAGCCGCTCGCCGCCGACGAGGGGCTCGCCCTGCTCGTAGGGCGCTATCTGCGCGCGTACGGACCGGCGACGCCGGGGCGGTTCGCCAAGTGGGCCGCGGCTCCGCGTGGTTGGGCCACCGAGCTCTTCGCCTCGCTGGCGGGTACGGGGGTCATCGAGGAGGTCGACTTCGAGGGGCCGGCGTGGGTCGCGGCGGGCGACACGGAGTTCCCGGGGGCGCCGATGAGCGGGGTGCGGCTGCTTCCGTACTTCGACGCGTACGCCATCGCCGCGGGGCCCCGCGAGGTGCTGTTCCCCGGGCCTGCGTACGCACGTGCCCTCGCGGGCGGCCAGGCCGGGAACTTCCCCGTGCTGCTGGTCGACGGCGTGGTGGCCGGGGTCTGGCACCAGCGGCGCCGGGGACGGCGTACGACGATCACCGTGGAGCCGCTGGAAGGGCTGACGGCGGCGCGGGAACGGGAGTTGGCGCAGCAGGTGGAACGAGTGGGTGAAATCCTGGAGGCGGGGGCGGAGTTGGTGGTGGGGAGGGTGACGGCGGGCCCGCACGCATGA
- a CDS encoding pilus assembly protein TadG-related protein — protein sequence MIHPACSDRGQSLPIYIWLTGILLFAALAFFVFAQAASARNGAQSAADAAALAAARDSRDELMTGLAGAVGTDGHWLDWLKGDLFKGTGAAAAAGRLAGENDSTVQGFTPTAVNGFPGYRVDIETRYTVGKSIIPGTDKHATAHAVAVIQPRCDFDPAADPKKPVELNCDGQTVDIDPGKFHPVDLPDASVLFSVHLAE from the coding sequence CTGATCCACCCGGCCTGCAGCGACCGAGGACAGAGCCTCCCCATCTACATCTGGCTGACGGGGATTCTGCTCTTCGCCGCGCTCGCCTTCTTCGTGTTCGCCCAAGCAGCGTCCGCCCGGAATGGAGCTCAATCCGCGGCGGACGCTGCGGCGTTGGCGGCCGCACGGGACTCCCGCGACGAGCTGATGACGGGCCTGGCGGGGGCCGTGGGCACGGACGGCCACTGGCTGGACTGGCTCAAGGGAGACCTGTTCAAAGGCACCGGAGCCGCGGCTGCGGCCGGTCGGTTGGCCGGTGAGAACGACTCGACAGTGCAGGGTTTCACCCCGACCGCAGTGAACGGATTTCCGGGCTACCGGGTGGATATCGAGACCCGGTACACGGTTGGCAAGTCGATCATTCCCGGCACGGACAAGCACGCGACGGCCCATGCCGTCGCTGTCATCCAGCCGCGCTGCGACTTCGATCCGGCCGCGGATCCCAAGAAGCCCGTGGAACTGAACTGCGACGGACAGACCGTCGACATCGACCCCGGAAAGTTCCATCCGGTCGACCTTCCGGACGCGTCCGTGCTGTTCTCTGTGCATCTGGCCGAGTGA
- a CDS encoding response regulator transcription factor — translation MPDQALPGPNLRVLVADDNPVVRAGLAALLDGHPDLEVVAQAADGEAAIAAATRLRPDVVLLDVRMPGTDGLTALPALSLLAPVMMLTYSREPEVVAEALRRGAVGYLVHGEFTAAELTSAVREVRHAVRHAKATVPDSLGVSYEPNDFPSHLQPLVGQSSKARPGYAARLRRRVPNRLNFGLSSREVEVMDLIASGMSNRQIAAACFISEKTVKNHINRIFAKLHSSSRSEAIAHWLGTAREGWSR, via the coding sequence ATGCCTGACCAGGCACTTCCCGGCCCGAACCTCCGTGTACTCGTGGCCGACGACAACCCGGTCGTCCGGGCCGGCCTGGCCGCGCTGCTCGACGGCCATCCGGACCTCGAGGTCGTCGCGCAGGCGGCCGACGGCGAGGCGGCCATCGCGGCCGCCACCCGACTGCGCCCGGACGTCGTCCTCCTCGACGTCCGCATGCCCGGCACGGACGGGCTGACGGCTCTTCCCGCCCTCTCCCTGCTCGCCCCCGTGATGATGCTGACCTACAGCCGCGAACCCGAGGTCGTGGCCGAGGCGTTGCGCCGGGGCGCGGTCGGCTATCTCGTCCACGGCGAGTTCACGGCCGCCGAACTGACCTCCGCCGTACGGGAGGTACGGCACGCGGTACGGCACGCGAAGGCGACCGTCCCGGATTCACTCGGTGTTTCGTACGAACCGAACGATTTTCCTTCGCATCTGCAACCACTTGTGGGACAGTCGTCGAAGGCTCGCCCCGGCTACGCGGCGAGGCTGCGCCGGCGCGTGCCCAACCGGCTCAACTTCGGCCTTAGTTCACGGGAGGTGGAGGTCATGGATCTCATCGCGTCCGGCATGAGCAATCGGCAGATCGCCGCCGCCTGCTTCATCAGCGAGAAGACCGTCAAGAACCACATCAACCGCATCTTCGCAAAGCTGCACAGTTCCTCGCGCAGCGAAGCGATCGCCCACTGGCTGGGCACGGCACGTGAGGGGTGGAGCCGATGA
- a CDS encoding isoprenyl transferase: MNLRDNLRRLLLRFYTRRVEGHLDHDQVPKHIGVIMDGNRRWAKAAGSTAAQGHRAGADKIEEFLGWCSETDVEVVTLWLLSTDNFDRPEDELVPLLGIIEGVVRTLAADGRWRVHHVGTPDILPSQMQTALKEAEEATAHVDGIVVNVAIGYGGRQEIADAVRSMLLDAADKGSSIEDVAESVDIDLIGKHLYTSAQPDPDLVIRTSGEQRLSGFMLWQTAHSEYYFCEVFWPAFRKVDFLRALRDYAARHRRYGG, from the coding sequence GTGAACCTGCGGGACAACCTGCGCCGGCTGCTGCTCAGGTTCTACACACGCAGGGTGGAGGGCCACCTCGACCACGACCAGGTGCCCAAGCACATCGGCGTCATCATGGACGGCAACCGGCGCTGGGCGAAGGCGGCGGGCAGCACGGCCGCCCAGGGGCACCGCGCCGGTGCCGACAAGATCGAGGAGTTCCTCGGCTGGTGCTCGGAGACCGATGTCGAGGTCGTCACTCTCTGGCTGCTGTCGACGGACAACTTCGACCGCCCCGAGGACGAGCTCGTCCCCCTGCTCGGCATCATCGAGGGCGTCGTACGCACCCTCGCCGCCGACGGCCGCTGGCGCGTGCACCACGTGGGCACGCCGGACATCCTGCCCTCCCAGATGCAGACCGCGCTGAAGGAGGCCGAGGAGGCCACCGCGCACGTCGACGGGATAGTGGTCAACGTCGCCATCGGCTACGGCGGCCGCCAGGAGATCGCCGACGCCGTGCGCTCCATGCTCCTGGACGCCGCCGACAAGGGCTCCTCGATCGAGGACGTCGCCGAGTCCGTGGACATCGACCTCATCGGCAAGCACCTCTATACGAGTGCCCAGCCCGATCCGGACCTGGTGATCCGCACCAGCGGCGAGCAGCGGCTGTCCGGATTCATGCTCTGGCAGACCGCCCACTCGGAGTACTACTTCTGCGAAGTTTTCTGGCCGGCGTTCCGCAAGGTCGACTTCCTGCGCGCCCTGCGTGACTACGCGGCGCGACACCGCCGCTACGGAGGCTGA
- a CDS encoding OmpA family protein, which yields MALAPRSAATTLTALAVLAALSLAGGPAHADGTDPSAPPGSVTTSPPPTVDPTSPGLKLADGATLAPAKVLDIKSVVEDLGGEERREDTNSDVTFALQAEVLFPKDSSKLNPDARSRIQAIADEIKNQKATTVRVFGFTDNLGSYAHGLVLSKKRAEIVHDELAAALGSTDVTFEVRGYSEDYPIADNTSEEGRRKNRRVEVTFPRGAANSGSSGAQS from the coding sequence ATGGCCCTCGCACCCCGCAGCGCCGCGACCACGCTCACGGCCCTCGCCGTACTGGCCGCGCTGAGCCTCGCCGGCGGCCCCGCGCACGCCGACGGCACCGACCCCAGCGCCCCGCCGGGCAGCGTCACCACCTCCCCACCCCCCACCGTCGACCCCACCAGCCCCGGCCTGAAGCTCGCCGACGGTGCCACGCTCGCGCCTGCCAAGGTGTTGGACATCAAGTCGGTCGTCGAGGACCTCGGTGGTGAGGAGCGGCGGGAGGACACGAACTCGGACGTGACGTTCGCGTTGCAGGCCGAGGTGTTGTTCCCCAAGGACAGTTCGAAGCTGAACCCCGACGCCCGTTCCCGTATCCAGGCGATCGCGGACGAGATCAAGAACCAGAAGGCGACGACGGTCAGGGTGTTCGGGTTCACCGACAACCTCGGCTCGTACGCCCACGGCCTGGTCCTCTCCAAGAAGCGCGCGGAGATCGTCCACGACGAGCTGGCGGCGGCGCTCGGCTCGACGGACGTCACCTTCGAGGTGCGCGGCTACAGCGAGGACTACCCGATCGCGGACAACACCTCGGAGGAGGGCCGCCGGAAGAACCGCCGGGTGGAGGTGACGTTCCCACGTGGCGCGGCGAACAGTGGTTCCTCGGGAGCCCAGAGCTGA
- a CDS encoding LLM class flavin-dependent oxidoreductase, protein MTVLGVVFRPQLPPERLRDVARAADDAGLEELWLWEDCFLEGGISAAAAALAWTERVRVGVGLLPVPLRNVAVTAMEAATLHRMFPGRAILGVGHGVQDWMGQVGARAESPVTLLREHLDALRALLRGERVSTDGRYVKLDGVALDWPPAAAPEVLAGATGPRSLRLSGAAADGTVLTAATAPEGVRRARRLIDEGRESAGRTDHHRVVVYLHTATGPDAAARLRAEIEANGEDPLPEHGVAGDADAVAKAVQRLAEAGADTVVLQPTADEPDPEAFIRFAAREVRPLIG, encoded by the coding sequence ATGACTGTTCTCGGCGTTGTGTTCCGGCCCCAACTGCCCCCCGAGCGGCTGCGGGACGTCGCGCGCGCGGCGGACGACGCGGGCCTGGAGGAGCTGTGGCTGTGGGAGGACTGCTTCCTCGAAGGGGGCATCTCGGCCGCGGCGGCCGCTCTCGCCTGGACCGAACGGGTCCGGGTCGGCGTGGGCCTGCTGCCCGTCCCGCTGCGGAACGTCGCCGTCACCGCGATGGAGGCCGCCACGCTGCACCGGATGTTCCCAGGGCGCGCGATCCTGGGCGTCGGCCACGGCGTACAGGACTGGATGGGGCAGGTCGGGGCGCGTGCGGAGTCGCCCGTGACGCTGCTGCGCGAGCACCTCGACGCGCTGCGCGCGCTGCTGCGGGGCGAGCGGGTCAGCACGGACGGCCGGTACGTGAAGCTGGACGGCGTCGCCCTCGACTGGCCCCCGGCGGCGGCACCGGAGGTGCTCGCGGGCGCCACCGGGCCGCGTTCGCTCCGGCTCTCGGGGGCCGCCGCCGACGGCACCGTCCTCACCGCCGCCACCGCGCCGGAAGGGGTACGGCGGGCGCGCCGACTCATCGACGAGGGGCGGGAGTCGGCGGGCCGGACCGACCACCACCGGGTGGTCGTCTACCTCCACACGGCCACCGGACCGGACGCGGCGGCGCGGCTGCGCGCCGAGATCGAGGCGAACGGTGAGGATCCGCTGCCGGAGCACGGCGTCGCCGGGGACGCGGACGCGGTGGCCAAGGCCGTACAGCGCCTCGCGGAGGCCGGCGCCGACACCGTGGTCCTGCAGCCCACCGCCGACGAACCGGACCCCGAGGCCTTCATACGGTTCGCGGCCCGAGAGGTCCGGCCGCTCATCGGGTAG
- a CDS encoding transglycosylase SLT domain-containing protein, whose translation MSRISVRGLAVASATAVTAVGAVSGVASGNTGQPSNDAEATASDSTLLADIPAGQQAQVQTASLTQQADAQAIAADASAKKDAEEAARKQAAKDAVAKQKAAADAKARKEAAEAASRSETRAAVSLAPQSSYTVAEVQAIARQIIPSGQFQCFSNIVDHESTWNYRAQNPSSGAYGLVQSLPGSKMASVGADWQTNPATQIKWGLNYMNERYGSPCDAWSYWQAHGNY comes from the coding sequence GTGAGCCGGATTTCGGTCCGGGGACTCGCAGTGGCCTCGGCCACCGCGGTCACCGCTGTCGGCGCCGTGAGTGGTGTTGCCTCGGGCAACACTGGCCAGCCGTCGAACGACGCCGAGGCGACGGCGAGTGACTCGACTCTCCTCGCGGACATACCTGCGGGCCAGCAGGCCCAGGTGCAGACCGCGTCCCTGACGCAGCAGGCCGATGCACAGGCCATCGCCGCGGACGCGAGCGCCAAGAAGGACGCGGAGGAGGCTGCCCGCAAGCAGGCTGCCAAGGACGCGGTCGCGAAGCAGAAGGCCGCGGCGGACGCCAAGGCGCGCAAGGAAGCCGCGGAAGCGGCCAGCCGCTCCGAGACGCGGGCCGCTGTCAGCCTGGCCCCGCAGTCCTCGTACACCGTTGCCGAGGTCCAGGCCATCGCGCGCCAGATCATCCCCAGCGGTCAGTTCCAGTGCTTCAGCAACATCGTGGACCACGAGTCCACCTGGAACTACCGGGCCCAGAACCCCTCTTCCGGCGCCTACGGTCTCGTGCAGTCGCTGCCCGGCAGCAAGATGGCGTCGGTCGGTGCCGACTGGCAGACCAACCCGGCCACGCAGATCAAGTGGGGCCTCAACTACATGAACGAACGCTACGGCAGCCCCTGCGACGCCTGGTCGTACTGGCAGGCTCACGGCAACTACTGA
- a CDS encoding AI-2E family transporter, with product MSRVPGLLGRLGAKLTELGARLDERRAEVEKESGGSLDLSDETDDRSPRGSTTVRADAKPSAPPADATPEREPGSESEPSVMFVPAPHYTHGPQTHTRPDPVLAVPWGVRVAAEAGWRLLVLAGTLWVLMRVISAVQLVVLAFVAALLITALLQPTVARLKRVGFPRGLATALTAILGFVIMGLVGWFVVWQVQENIDNLSNQIQDGIDELRKWLLNSPFHVTDKQINEIAKNLREAIGANTDQITSAGLEGVTVIVEALTGILLTMFSTLFLLYDGKRIWEWTLKLVPAAARPGVAGAGPRAWRTLTAYVRGTVIVALIDAIFIGLGIYFLNVPMAVPLAVFIFLFAFIPLVGAVMSGALAVVVAVVTQGVFTALMTLLVVLAVQQIEGHILQPFILGRAVRVHPLAVVLSVAAGGLVAGIGGAVVAVPLVAVTNTVVGYLRSYSREPGLRHAPEPRGATAIDVAPVRPPSP from the coding sequence ATGTCGAGAGTGCCAGGGTTGCTCGGCCGGCTCGGCGCCAAGCTGACGGAGCTGGGTGCGCGGTTGGACGAGCGCCGCGCCGAGGTGGAGAAGGAGTCGGGGGGCTCGCTCGACCTGAGCGACGAGACCGACGACCGGTCGCCGCGCGGCTCGACGACGGTACGGGCGGACGCGAAGCCTTCCGCACCCCCTGCCGACGCCACTCCCGAACGTGAACCTGGATCCGAATCCGAGCCCTCCGTCATGTTCGTCCCCGCCCCCCACTACACCCATGGGCCGCAGACGCACACTCGGCCCGATCCCGTCCTGGCCGTGCCATGGGGGGTACGGGTCGCGGCCGAGGCCGGCTGGCGGCTGCTCGTTCTCGCGGGCACCCTCTGGGTGTTGATGCGGGTGATCAGCGCCGTACAACTGGTCGTACTGGCCTTCGTCGCCGCGCTGCTCATCACCGCGCTGCTTCAGCCCACCGTGGCGCGCCTGAAGAGAGTGGGATTCCCCAGGGGCCTCGCCACCGCGCTCACCGCGATCCTCGGCTTCGTCATCATGGGGCTGGTCGGCTGGTTCGTGGTCTGGCAGGTCCAGGAGAACATCGACAACCTCTCGAACCAGATCCAGGACGGCATCGACGAGTTGCGCAAGTGGCTCCTCAACAGCCCGTTCCATGTGACGGACAAGCAGATCAACGAGATCGCCAAGAACCTGCGGGAGGCGATCGGCGCGAACACGGACCAGATCACGTCGGCGGGGCTGGAGGGCGTGACGGTCATAGTGGAAGCGCTGACCGGCATCCTCCTGACGATGTTCTCGACGCTCTTCCTCCTCTACGACGGCAAGCGCATCTGGGAGTGGACACTGAAGCTGGTGCCCGCGGCGGCGCGGCCGGGGGTGGCCGGGGCGGGGCCCCGCGCGTGGCGGACCCTGACGGCCTATGTGCGCGGCACGGTGATAGTGGCTCTGATCGACGCGATCTTCATCGGCCTCGGCATCTACTTCCTGAACGTCCCCATGGCCGTGCCCCTCGCCGTCTTCATCTTCCTCTTCGCGTTCATTCCGCTGGTGGGCGCGGTGATGTCGGGGGCGCTGGCGGTGGTGGTCGCGGTGGTGACGCAGGGTGTGTTCACCGCGCTGATGACGCTGCTCGTCGTTCTCGCGGTCCAGCAGATCGAGGGCCACATCCTCCAGCCGTTCATTCTGGGGCGGGCCGTGCGGGTGCATCCGCTGGCGGTGGTGCTGTCCGTCGCGGCGGGTGGGCTGGTCGCCGGGATCGGCGGGGCCGTGGTGGCGGTGCCACTGGTGGCGGTCACCAACACGGTGGTGGGCTACCTGCGTTCGTACTCCCGCGAGCCGGGACTCCGCCATGCGCCGGAGCCGCGGGGCGCCACAGCGATCGATGTGGCCCCGGTACGCCCCCCGTCCCCGTAA
- a CDS encoding class I SAM-dependent methyltransferase, with amino-acid sequence MTTIRTFEALVDEAVAASVEGWDFSWFEGRATEERPSWGYARAMGELLAQASAALDIQTGGGEVLASAPTLPPLTAATEGWPPNVAKATALLHPRGAVVVASPEDAPLPFADGAFDLVTSRHPVTTHWAEIARVLRPGGTYFSQQVGPASVFELVEYFLGPLPEDVRNGRHPDHARAAAEAAGLDVVDLRAERLRVEFYDIGAVVHFLRKVIWMVPGFTVDRYRTELRALHERIEAKGPFVAHSARFLIEARKPRRS; translated from the coding sequence ATGACCACCATTCGTACCTTCGAAGCTCTCGTCGACGAGGCCGTGGCCGCGTCCGTCGAGGGGTGGGACTTCTCCTGGTTCGAGGGGCGCGCCACCGAGGAGCGGCCCTCGTGGGGGTACGCGCGGGCGATGGGGGAGCTGCTGGCGCAGGCGTCCGCCGCGCTGGACATCCAGACCGGTGGCGGTGAGGTGCTGGCCTCCGCGCCGACACTGCCCCCGCTCACCGCCGCCACCGAGGGCTGGCCCCCGAACGTCGCGAAGGCCACCGCCCTGCTCCACCCCCGTGGCGCCGTGGTCGTCGCCTCTCCCGAGGACGCCCCGCTGCCCTTCGCGGACGGCGCCTTCGACCTGGTCACCAGCCGGCACCCGGTCACGACGCACTGGGCCGAGATCGCGCGCGTCCTGCGCCCCGGCGGCACGTACTTCTCCCAGCAGGTCGGCCCGGCGAGCGTCTTCGAACTCGTCGAGTACTTCCTCGGCCCGCTGCCGGAGGACGTCAGGAACGGCCGGCACCCGGACCACGCCCGCGCCGCCGCCGAGGCCGCCGGGCTCGACGTCGTCGACCTGCGCGCGGAGCGGCTGCGCGTCGAGTTCTACGACATCGGTGCCGTCGTCCACTTCCTGCGCAAGGTGATCTGGATGGTCCCCGGCTTCACCGTCGACCGCTACCGGACCGAGCTGCGTGCGCTGCACGAGCGGATCGAGGCGAAGGGCCCGTTCGTCGCCCACAGCGCCCGCTTCCTGATCGAGGCGCGCAAGCCGCGTCGTTCCTAG
- a CDS encoding DUF192 domain-containing protein → MAMLTTPGIPAPVPLEIAVSARARRRGLLGRDGIDGALLLSPASAVHTLGMRFAIDVAYLDRKFRVLAVRTMKPGRMGRPRPRSRHILEAEAGAMERWGVRRGAQVTVHDR, encoded by the coding sequence ATGGCCATGCTCACCACGCCGGGGATCCCCGCACCGGTGCCGCTGGAGATCGCCGTGTCGGCCCGCGCCCGGCGCCGTGGACTGCTCGGGCGCGACGGGATCGACGGGGCCCTGCTGCTCTCGCCCGCCAGTGCGGTGCACACCCTGGGGATGCGGTTCGCGATCGACGTCGCCTATTTGGACCGGAAGTTCCGCGTCTTGGCGGTGCGGACGATGAAGCCGGGGCGCATGGGGCGCCCCCGCCCACGCTCCCGCCACATTCTGGAGGCGGAGGCCGGGGCGATGGAGCGATGGGGCGTACGGCGCGGGGCACAGGTCACGGTGCACGACCGGTGA
- a CDS encoding GNAT family N-acetyltransferase, whose product MSDDDVRLRDAVETDLDLFLVYEQDPEAARRSRFEPRTREAFMSHWRTRVLGDDTVLVQTVTVDGVPAGNVVSWWEGERRFIGYWFGRPYWGRGIGTKALARFLELERNRPLYADPFTGNTASLRLLERHGFQHHGPIRHGNDDHTLLVLPEE is encoded by the coding sequence ATGAGCGATGACGACGTACGACTGAGGGACGCGGTCGAAACCGACCTCGACCTGTTCCTGGTCTACGAGCAGGATCCCGAGGCGGCCCGGCGGTCGAGGTTCGAGCCCCGGACGCGGGAGGCGTTCATGTCCCACTGGAGGACCAGGGTCCTCGGTGACGACACCGTCCTCGTGCAGACGGTCACCGTGGACGGTGTGCCGGCCGGGAACGTCGTCTCCTGGTGGGAGGGCGAGCGGCGCTTCATCGGCTACTGGTTCGGCCGCCCGTACTGGGGCCGGGGGATCGGCACCAAGGCTCTGGCCCGCTTCCTCGAGCTGGAGAGGAACCGCCCCCTGTACGCCGATCCCTTCACGGGCAACACCGCGTCCCTACGCCTCCTGGAACGGCACGGCTTCCAGCACCACGGGCCCATCCGCCACGGCAACGACGACCACACCCTGCTCGTACTCCCCGAGGAGTGA
- a CDS encoding dihydrofolate reductase family protein — protein MRRIVLMMSVSLDGFIEGPNREIDWHRVDAELHRHFNEEIKKLGGLLDGRVTHELMAGFWPTADQDPDSPDSTAEMVEFAGIWRDIPKYVYSRTLERADWNTTIVRDVVPDEVRALKEQPGGDLGLGGADLAAAFLRHDLVDEFRVYVHPVLIGRGKPLFPESHTPTNLRFVESRAFGNGVVLLRYERDSTAIAPATTTATDPGTADT, from the coding sequence ATGAGGAGAATCGTCCTGATGATGTCGGTGTCCCTGGACGGATTCATCGAGGGACCGAACCGCGAGATCGACTGGCACCGCGTCGACGCGGAGCTGCACCGCCACTTCAACGAGGAGATCAAGAAGCTCGGCGGCCTGCTGGACGGCCGGGTGACGCACGAGCTGATGGCCGGGTTCTGGCCGACGGCCGACCAGGATCCGGACAGCCCGGACAGTACGGCCGAGATGGTCGAGTTCGCGGGGATCTGGCGGGACATCCCCAAGTACGTGTACTCGCGGACGCTGGAGCGGGCCGACTGGAACACCACGATCGTCCGGGACGTCGTACCGGACGAGGTCAGGGCGCTCAAGGAACAGCCCGGCGGGGACCTCGGCCTCGGCGGCGCCGACCTCGCGGCCGCGTTCCTGCGGCACGACTTGGTCGACGAGTTCCGGGTGTACGTCCATCCGGTGCTGATCGGCCGCGGCAAACCCCTGTTCCCGGAGTCGCACACCCCGACCAATCTGCGGTTCGTCGAGTCACGGGCCTTCGGCAACGGGGTCGTACTCCTGCGCTACGAACGCGACAGCACCGCCATCGCCCCCGCCACCACCACTGCTACCGACCCCGGAACCGCCGACACGTAA
- a CDS encoding PhoH family protein → MVTSTKRRMPDRRTYVLDTSVLLADPNALSRFDEHEVVLPIVVVTELEAKRHHPELGYFARQALRLLDEFRVRFGRLDAPIPIGELGGTVRVELNHSDPSVLPSGYRLGDNDSRILAVARNLQAEGYDVTVVSKDLPLRIKASSVGLLAEEYRAELAITGSSGWTGMSELTLSGEQVDILFEDGHAYVPEAADLPVHTGLTIQSERGKALGRVTSEGNVRLVRGDREAFGIKGRSAEQRIALDLLLDPDIGILSMGGRAGTGKSALALCAGLEAVLERRQHQKVMVFRPLYAVGGQELGYLPGSEAEKMGPWAQAVFDTLSAVTSREVIEEVTARGMLEVLPLTHIRGRSLHDAFVIVDEAQSLERNVLLTVLSRIGANSRVVLTHDVAQRDNLRVGRYDGVVAVVEKLKGHPLFAHVTLNRSERSQIAALVTEMLEDGQI, encoded by the coding sequence GTGGTGACCAGCACAAAGCGTCGTATGCCAGACCGGCGCACCTATGTTCTCGACACCAGCGTCCTGCTGGCCGACCCGAACGCCCTGAGCCGCTTCGACGAGCACGAGGTCGTGCTTCCGATCGTCGTGGTGACGGAACTGGAGGCCAAGAGGCACCATCCCGAGCTCGGCTACTTCGCCCGGCAGGCACTGCGCCTGCTCGACGAGTTCCGGGTGCGGTTCGGCCGCCTCGACGCCCCCATCCCGATCGGGGAACTCGGTGGGACCGTACGCGTCGAGCTCAACCACTCGGACCCCAGCGTCCTGCCCAGCGGGTACCGCCTGGGGGACAACGACTCCCGCATCCTCGCGGTCGCCCGCAACCTGCAGGCCGAGGGGTACGACGTCACCGTCGTCTCGAAGGACCTGCCGCTCAGGATCAAGGCCTCGTCCGTCGGCCTCCTCGCCGAGGAGTACCGCGCGGAACTGGCCATCACGGGCTCCTCCGGCTGGACCGGAATGTCCGAACTGACCCTGTCCGGTGAGCAGGTGGACATCCTCTTCGAGGACGGACACGCGTACGTCCCCGAAGCGGCCGACCTGCCGGTCCACACCGGTCTGACGATCCAGTCGGAGCGCGGCAAGGCCCTCGGCCGTGTCACCTCCGAGGGCAACGTCCGGCTGGTGCGCGGCGATCGGGAGGCCTTCGGCATCAAGGGCCGCAGCGCCGAGCAGCGCATCGCCCTCGATCTGCTGCTCGACCCCGACATCGGGATCCTGTCGATGGGCGGCCGGGCCGGCACCGGCAAGTCGGCGCTCGCGCTCTGCGCGGGCCTGGAGGCCGTGCTGGAGCGGCGTCAGCACCAGAAGGTGATGGTCTTCCGGCCGCTGTACGCGGTGGGCGGGCAGGAGCTCGGCTATCTGCCCGGCTCCGAGGCCGAGAAGATGGGCCCCTGGGCGCAGGCGGTCTTCGACACGCTGTCGGCGGTCACCTCGCGCGAAGTCATCGAGGAGGTCACCGCGCGCGGCATGCTGGAGGTCCTGCCGCTCACCCACATCCGCGGCCGCTCCCTGCACGACGCCTTCGTGATCGTGGACGAGGCCCAGTCACTGGAACGGAACGTGCTGCTGACCGTTCTGTCCCGTATCGGCGCCAACTCACGGGTGGTTCTCACCCATGACGTGGCACAGCGGGACAATCTGCGTGTCGGCCGGTACGACGGCGTGGTCGCCGTCGTGGAGAAGCTGAAGGGTCATCCGCTCTTCGCGCACGTGACGCTGAACCGCTCCGAGAGGTCCCAGATCGCGGCGCTTGTGACCGAAATGCTGGAGGACGGACAGATCTGA